Proteins encoded by one window of Brassica napus cultivar Da-Ae unplaced genomic scaffold, Da-Ae ScsIHWf_2833;HRSCAF=3613, whole genome shotgun sequence:
- the LOC106406112 gene encoding 3-hydroxyisobutyryl-CoA hydrolase 1 isoform X3 yields the protein MISRLLQLFLAYEEDPSVKLVILKGQGRAFCAGGDVSAVVRDIGQGNWRLGAKFFADEYMLNYVMATYTKPQVSILNGIVMGGGAGVSVHGPFRIATENTVFAMPETVLGLFPDVGASYFLSRLPGFFGEYVGLTGARLDGADMLACGLATHYLPSTRLTALEAELCRVDSSDPALVSTILDAYTQNPHLKQQSAYHRLDVIDRCFSGRTVEEIIAALEREATHGGDDWISSTIRALKKASPASLKISLRSIREGRLQGVGQCLSREYRMVCHVLKGDISKDFVEGCRAILIDKDKNPKWEPWRLEEMKDRMVEQYFKRVEEEEDLKFPARKNLPALAMAKL from the exons ATG ATATCTCGGTTGCTGCAACTGTTCCTTGCATATGAGGAGGACCCTAGTGTGAAACTTGTTATCCTTAAG GGTCAGGGAAGAGCCTTTTGTGCTGGTGGTGATGTTTCAGCTGTCGTTCGTGACATCGGACAAG GCAATTGGAGACTCGGTGCCAAGTTCTTCGCAGATGAATACATGCTCAACTATGTTATGGCCACCTATACCAAACCTCAG GTTTCAATTTTGAATGGTATTGTCATGGGAGGCGGAGCTGGTGTCTCCGTCCATGGTCCATTTCGTATTGCTACTGAGAACACG GTTTTTGCCATGCCCGAGACAGTTCTCGGGCTCTTTCCGGATGTAGGCGCTTCCTACTTCTTGTCTAGACTCCCTGGATTTTTTG GAGAGTATGTTGGCCTCACAGGAGCTAGGTTAGATGGCGCTGACATGCTTGCTTGTGGTCTTGCTACTCATTATCTTCCTTCAACA AGATTGACTGCATTGGAAGCAGAACTTTGCAGAGTTGATTCAAGTGATCCAGCCTTGGTCTCAACAATTCTCGATGCATACACACAGAATCCGCACCTTAAACAGCAGAGTGCTTACCACAG GTTGGATGTTATTGATAGGTGCTTCTCGGGGAGAACAGTGGAAGAAATTATAGCTGCACTT GAGAGAGAGGCCACCCATGGAGGCGATGATTGGATCTCAAGCACTATTAGAGCATTGAAAAAGGCTTCACCAGCAAGCCTTAAAATCTCTCTTAGATCG ATAAGAGAAGGAAGGTTGCAGGGGGTGGGGCAGTGCCTTAGCCGTGAGTATAGAATGGTGTGTCATGTGCTAAAGGGAGATATAAGCAAAGATTTTGTGGAG GGGTGCAGAGCCATATTGATTGACAAAGATAAGAATCCAAAG TGGGAGCCATGGCGGCTGGAGGAGATGAAGGATCGGATGGTAGAGCAGTACTTCAAGAGagtggaggaagaagaggatCTAAAGTTTCCAGCAAGGAAAAATTTGCCAGCCTTAGCAATGGCAAAGCTGTGA
- the LOC106406112 gene encoding 3-hydroxyisobutyryl-CoA hydrolase 1 isoform X1, with amino-acid sequence MASHSQVLVEEKSSVRILTLNRPKQLNALSFQMISRLLQLFLAYEEDPSVKLVILKGQGRAFCAGGDVSAVVRDIGQGNWRLGAKFFADEYMLNYVMATYTKPQVSILNGIVMGGGAGVSVHGPFRIATENTVFAMPETVLGLFPDVGASYFLSRLPGFFGEYVGLTGARLDGADMLACGLATHYLPSTRLTALEAELCRVDSSDPALVSTILDAYTQNPHLKQQSAYHRLDVIDRCFSGRTVEEIIAALEREATHGGDDWISSTIRALKKASPASLKISLRSIREGRLQGVGQCLSREYRMVCHVLKGDISKDFVEGCRAILIDKDKNPKWEPWRLEEMKDRMVEQYFKRVEEEEDLKFPARKNLPALAMAKL; translated from the exons ATGGCCTCTCACTCGCAG GTTTTGGTGGAAGAGAAATCGAGTGTTAGAATATTGACACTGAACAGACCAAAGCAGCTGAATGCTCTGTCCTTCCAAATG ATATCTCGGTTGCTGCAACTGTTCCTTGCATATGAGGAGGACCCTAGTGTGAAACTTGTTATCCTTAAG GGTCAGGGAAGAGCCTTTTGTGCTGGTGGTGATGTTTCAGCTGTCGTTCGTGACATCGGACAAG GCAATTGGAGACTCGGTGCCAAGTTCTTCGCAGATGAATACATGCTCAACTATGTTATGGCCACCTATACCAAACCTCAG GTTTCAATTTTGAATGGTATTGTCATGGGAGGCGGAGCTGGTGTCTCCGTCCATGGTCCATTTCGTATTGCTACTGAGAACACG GTTTTTGCCATGCCCGAGACAGTTCTCGGGCTCTTTCCGGATGTAGGCGCTTCCTACTTCTTGTCTAGACTCCCTGGATTTTTTG GAGAGTATGTTGGCCTCACAGGAGCTAGGTTAGATGGCGCTGACATGCTTGCTTGTGGTCTTGCTACTCATTATCTTCCTTCAACA AGATTGACTGCATTGGAAGCAGAACTTTGCAGAGTTGATTCAAGTGATCCAGCCTTGGTCTCAACAATTCTCGATGCATACACACAGAATCCGCACCTTAAACAGCAGAGTGCTTACCACAG GTTGGATGTTATTGATAGGTGCTTCTCGGGGAGAACAGTGGAAGAAATTATAGCTGCACTT GAGAGAGAGGCCACCCATGGAGGCGATGATTGGATCTCAAGCACTATTAGAGCATTGAAAAAGGCTTCACCAGCAAGCCTTAAAATCTCTCTTAGATCG ATAAGAGAAGGAAGGTTGCAGGGGGTGGGGCAGTGCCTTAGCCGTGAGTATAGAATGGTGTGTCATGTGCTAAAGGGAGATATAAGCAAAGATTTTGTGGAG GGGTGCAGAGCCATATTGATTGACAAAGATAAGAATCCAAAG TGGGAGCCATGGCGGCTGGAGGAGATGAAGGATCGGATGGTAGAGCAGTACTTCAAGAGagtggaggaagaagaggatCTAAAGTTTCCAGCAAGGAAAAATTTGCCAGCCTTAGCAATGGCAAAGCTGTGA
- the LOC106406112 gene encoding 3-hydroxyisobutyryl-CoA hydrolase 1 isoform X2 has translation MASHSQVLVEEKSSVRILTLNRPKQLNALSFQMISRLLQLFLAYEEDPSVKLVILKGQGRAFCAGGDVSAVVRDIGQGNWRLGAKFFADEYMLNYVMATYTKPQVSILNGIVMGGGAGVSVHGPFRIATENTVFAMPETVLGLFPDVGASYFLSRLPGFFGARLDGADMLACGLATHYLPSTRLTALEAELCRVDSSDPALVSTILDAYTQNPHLKQQSAYHRLDVIDRCFSGRTVEEIIAALEREATHGGDDWISSTIRALKKASPASLKISLRSIREGRLQGVGQCLSREYRMVCHVLKGDISKDFVEGCRAILIDKDKNPKWEPWRLEEMKDRMVEQYFKRVEEEEDLKFPARKNLPALAMAKL, from the exons ATGGCCTCTCACTCGCAG GTTTTGGTGGAAGAGAAATCGAGTGTTAGAATATTGACACTGAACAGACCAAAGCAGCTGAATGCTCTGTCCTTCCAAATG ATATCTCGGTTGCTGCAACTGTTCCTTGCATATGAGGAGGACCCTAGTGTGAAACTTGTTATCCTTAAG GGTCAGGGAAGAGCCTTTTGTGCTGGTGGTGATGTTTCAGCTGTCGTTCGTGACATCGGACAAG GCAATTGGAGACTCGGTGCCAAGTTCTTCGCAGATGAATACATGCTCAACTATGTTATGGCCACCTATACCAAACCTCAG GTTTCAATTTTGAATGGTATTGTCATGGGAGGCGGAGCTGGTGTCTCCGTCCATGGTCCATTTCGTATTGCTACTGAGAACACG GTTTTTGCCATGCCCGAGACAGTTCTCGGGCTCTTTCCGGATGTAGGCGCTTCCTACTTCTTGTCTAGACTCCCTGGATTTTTTG GAGCTAGGTTAGATGGCGCTGACATGCTTGCTTGTGGTCTTGCTACTCATTATCTTCCTTCAACA AGATTGACTGCATTGGAAGCAGAACTTTGCAGAGTTGATTCAAGTGATCCAGCCTTGGTCTCAACAATTCTCGATGCATACACACAGAATCCGCACCTTAAACAGCAGAGTGCTTACCACAG GTTGGATGTTATTGATAGGTGCTTCTCGGGGAGAACAGTGGAAGAAATTATAGCTGCACTT GAGAGAGAGGCCACCCATGGAGGCGATGATTGGATCTCAAGCACTATTAGAGCATTGAAAAAGGCTTCACCAGCAAGCCTTAAAATCTCTCTTAGATCG ATAAGAGAAGGAAGGTTGCAGGGGGTGGGGCAGTGCCTTAGCCGTGAGTATAGAATGGTGTGTCATGTGCTAAAGGGAGATATAAGCAAAGATTTTGTGGAG GGGTGCAGAGCCATATTGATTGACAAAGATAAGAATCCAAAG TGGGAGCCATGGCGGCTGGAGGAGATGAAGGATCGGATGGTAGAGCAGTACTTCAAGAGagtggaggaagaagaggatCTAAAGTTTCCAGCAAGGAAAAATTTGCCAGCCTTAGCAATGGCAAAGCTGTGA